A single region of the Candidatus Zymogenus saltonus genome encodes:
- the lon gene encoding endopeptidase La, whose protein sequence is MFFKNDKDDETFEMGDNILPLLPLRDIIIFPHMVVPLFVGRKKSINALETAMASDKSIILSAQLNAKMDDPTPDQIYRIGTVGSIIQLLRLPDGTVKVLVEGKQRAKVKSYIPNEDFFLVDVEYIKENDFVTPEIEALIRSINSTFETYAKLNKKIPPEMIMSVASITEPSRLADTIVTHLNLKLEEKQQVLEIEDPSKRLEKVYSYMQSEIEILQIERRIKNRVKKQMERTQKEYYLNEQMRAIQKELGEKDEFKAEVKEIEDKIKKKKLSSEALERADKEVKKLKMMSPMSAEATVIRNYLDWILALPWNEYTEDKLDIDEATRILDEDHYGLKKPKERILEYLAVKQLKNDMKGPILCLVGPPGVGKTSLGRSIARATGRNFVRLSLGGVRDEAEIRGHRRTYIGALPGKIIQYLKKSKSSNPVYLMDEVDKMSTDFRGDPSAALLEVLDPEQNFTFNDHYLDLDYDLSKVMFITTANVLHNIPKPLQDRMEIIQIDSYTEIEKLHIAQQFLVKKQRNENGLEEKNVTFTDKSMLEVIRKYTRESGVRNLEREIGSICRKVAKDVVRYGREYSVKVTPAKVRKYLGIPRYRYGKVEEEDRIGIATGMAWTEVGGELLTIEVTVVPGKGKLTITGKLGEVMQESAQAAMSYIRGRAEELGLDRGFYQNVDLHIHVPEGAIPKDGPSAGITIATAIASALAKLKVRRDIAMTGEITLRGRVLPIGGLKEKLLAANRGGIKEVIIPRENEKDLEDIPDKIKKSLKITLADHMDSVISKALAIANHEEFFRKNKEEKEREFLKEKEQRQSDPQWQSAH, encoded by the coding sequence ATGTTTTTCAAAAACGATAAAGATGACGAGACCTTTGAGATGGGTGATAATATACTTCCTCTTCTGCCGCTCAGGGACATCATCATCTTTCCGCACATGGTGGTGCCGCTGTTTGTGGGAAGGAAGAAGTCCATCAACGCCCTGGAGACGGCAATGGCGTCCGACAAAAGCATAATCCTGTCGGCACAGCTGAATGCAAAGATGGACGACCCGACCCCCGACCAGATATATAGGATTGGAACCGTCGGATCGATCATACAGCTCTTAAGGCTCCCGGACGGAACGGTGAAGGTCCTCGTCGAGGGGAAACAGCGGGCAAAGGTCAAGAGCTATATCCCGAATGAAGACTTCTTCTTGGTCGATGTTGAATATATAAAAGAGAACGACTTCGTAACGCCCGAGATCGAGGCCTTGATTCGGTCCATAAACAGCACGTTCGAGACGTACGCCAAGCTGAACAAGAAGATACCACCCGAGATGATAATGAGCGTCGCCTCCATCACGGAGCCCTCGAGGCTGGCGGACACCATCGTTACGCACCTCAACCTGAAGCTCGAGGAGAAGCAGCAGGTCCTCGAGATCGAGGACCCGTCCAAGAGACTCGAAAAGGTGTACTCCTATATGCAGAGCGAGATAGAGATACTGCAGATAGAGAGGCGCATCAAAAACCGGGTCAAGAAGCAGATGGAGAGAACCCAGAAGGAGTACTATCTCAACGAGCAGATGAGGGCCATCCAGAAGGAGCTGGGGGAAAAGGATGAGTTCAAGGCGGAAGTCAAGGAGATCGAAGACAAGATAAAGAAGAAAAAACTCTCGTCGGAGGCGTTGGAACGGGCCGATAAGGAGGTCAAGAAGCTCAAGATGATGTCTCCCATGAGCGCCGAGGCAACGGTTATCAGAAACTACCTCGACTGGATACTGGCGCTCCCGTGGAACGAGTACACCGAGGACAAGCTGGACATAGACGAGGCGACAAGGATACTGGACGAAGACCATTACGGGCTGAAAAAGCCGAAGGAGCGCATCCTCGAGTACCTCGCGGTGAAGCAGCTTAAGAACGACATGAAGGGGCCGATACTCTGCCTGGTTGGGCCTCCGGGGGTCGGAAAGACCTCCCTCGGCAGGTCTATTGCCCGCGCCACCGGCAGAAACTTCGTCAGGCTCTCTCTCGGCGGCGTTCGCGACGAGGCGGAGATCAGGGGACACAGGCGCACGTACATCGGGGCGCTTCCCGGAAAGATCATCCAGTACCTGAAAAAATCGAAGTCGTCAAACCCGGTCTACCTCATGGACGAGGTCGACAAGATGAGCACCGATTTTCGCGGTGACCCCTCTGCGGCGCTCTTAGAAGTCCTCGACCCGGAGCAGAACTTCACCTTCAACGACCACTACCTCGATCTCGACTACGACCTCTCGAAGGTGATGTTCATCACGACGGCAAACGTCCTGCACAACATACCGAAGCCTCTGCAGGACAGGATGGAGATCATACAGATAGACAGCTACACCGAGATAGAGAAGCTTCACATAGCCCAGCAGTTTCTGGTCAAGAAGCAGCGAAACGAGAACGGCCTGGAAGAGAAGAACGTTACGTTTACCGATAAGTCCATGCTCGAGGTCATCAGGAAATACACGAGGGAGAGCGGGGTCAGGAACCTCGAGAGGGAGATCGGCTCCATATGTCGAAAGGTGGCAAAGGACGTAGTGAGATACGGGAGGGAGTATTCCGTAAAGGTTACTCCCGCGAAGGTAAGAAAATACCTCGGCATCCCCCGCTATCGTTACGGCAAGGTCGAGGAGGAAGACCGCATCGGGATCGCCACGGGAATGGCCTGGACCGAGGTCGGCGGAGAGCTCCTGACAATCGAGGTCACCGTTGTTCCGGGCAAGGGAAAGCTTACCATCACCGGAAAGCTCGGCGAGGTAATGCAGGAGAGCGCCCAGGCCGCCATGAGCTACATCAGGGGTAGGGCGGAGGAGCTGGGACTCGACAGGGGCTTCTACCAGAACGTTGACCTCCACATCCACGTCCCGGAGGGCGCGATCCCGAAGGACGGCCCGTCCGCCGGAATCACCATCGCCACGGCCATCGCTTCGGCCTTAGCAAAGTTAAAGGTGAGAAGGGACATAGCCATGACTGGCGAGATCACCCTTCGAGGAAGAGTCCTCCCCATCGGCGGCCTCAAGGAGAAGCTCTTGGCCGCAAACAGGGGCGGCATAAAGGAGGTCATAATCCCGCGGGAGAACGAAAAGGATCTCGAAGATATACCCGACAAGATCAAAAAGTCGTTGAAGATCACACTGGCGGACCACATGGACAGCGTCATCAGTAAGGCCCTGGCCATAGCTAACCACGAGGAGTTCTTCAGAAAAAACAAGGAGGAGAAGGAAAGGGAGTTTCTGAAGGAAAAGGAGCAGCGGCAGTCGGATCCGCAGTGGCAGTCCGCCCACTAA